A stretch of DNA from Synergistaceae bacterium:
GACCAGAGTCTATAAAGCCATAATATAATTAGCGCAAGAGTCAGCCAGCCCAGAAGACTAAATAAACGCCTCCCCCAGTGTTCCTGTGAGAGCCAGAAGACAAACGGAACTATAAATATTACAGTCAGAGGCATACACCTTATTAGGCCGGCAGGCACGATTATATAAATTCCCAGTAATAAGCCCTGAATTAACGCAGAAACTATAATCCATAAATAACGCTTTTTGTCTGTACTGGTCATGATTTACCGCGAATAATTATATTTTATGCCGCCCTCTATAGGCTTAGGAAGAGTCCTAGATGATAGAACCGCGCTGCCCTTGCTTAATTTTACAGTGTTCAGAGTCAAAGGCAAAGGAAATTTATTTAGATCCACTAATGGCTGAATTCTTGATAGTGCTTTATTCGTAATATAATCGGGCAAATCGAGTCTATTTATTTTCACTAGGGGATTATCAAGCCATAATTCTTTATGCTTCACAATTTTTAATTTGCTTGTTATGTCAATTAATATATCAAGCTCCATAAATCCCGCTTTAGCAGTGTAATAACCCTTCCCGCTTAAGCCTGAAGGATTTATCTTGAGTGATACGTCATGCCATTGTCCGTCGCCCTTGCCGAAAGTTTTATCCTCGATTGATTTATTAATGTCGCTCTCTAAAATTGTCCCGGTTGCTAGGACTTGTAACGCGTCTTTACATTCGACATTGCCGGATTTCCAGTTAGCAGGCTCGTTAAATTGTACACCCTTCATTCTGAAAGTTAGATTTGCGAGTCTCAACTTGTCAATATGAACTCCCTTAAGATCCATATATATATCGTGAAACATTCCCGTTGAATCGGGCTTATCAGATATAATTAATAGTGCTTTCTCAGGCTTGAATTTCTTGACGTAAAAATTTAGCAGGTCTTGAACTTCATCGGCGCAAGACTGGGACGCAAATAATAAAGTAATCGCTATGACAATAAAAAATTTAAATCTTTGCTTCATAATTATATAATTCTCCCGTTAAAAAATTTTGTCTCATGCAATATTATATAAGCGATTAACAATTTTTGTGAGAATTCAAACATGAAAATTTTTCGAGTCATATAATTTTCTGTGAATAAATTTATAAATCTGCTCCATACTTCATAATAATACATTACCCGCCCGCACATGCAAAAAATTCTCTCGTATAATATGCATAAAAATTTTTGTGCGTAAAAGAGTGAAATTTTTTGAGTAACAGCGATTTATACAACGAGATAAAGAATTCTCTTGACATAGTAGACATTATAGGCGAAAAAGTTAACCTCCGCCGGACTGGTCAGGGCTTCACGGGCTTATGTCCATTTCACAGCGAGAAGACTCCTTCTTTTCACGTATGGCCGGAGACTCAGAGTTATTACTGTTTCGGCTGTCATGAGGGCGGAAATATTTTCACGTTCATAATGAAGACTGAAGGCTTGAATTATCACGAGGCTTTAGAGTTCCTTGCGTCAAGAGCAGGCATAAAAATTAACTCTCGCAAAATCACAAAATCGCGGGATTTATACGACATTATGAATTTAACGGCAAAATTTTACGCAAATAATCTCGTAAGCAATCAGGGCATTACAGCACGAGCCTATATGAAGCGCAGAAATTTATCAGAAAACGACATAAATAATTTTTCGCTCGGTTATAGCTTGAACTCATGGGACTCGCTCGTAAATTATTTAAGAAAAAATAATATCCCCGATAAAATTATAGTTGACTCTGGGCTGGCTCTTAATGGCAGGACGGGAATTTATGACAGATTCAGGGGGCGGCTTATATTCCCCGTTAAAGACATTTCAGGCAGGATTATTGCGTTCGGCGGGCGAATCGTTGACGGTGAAGGAGTCAAATATATTAACTCACCTGAAAGCGAAATTTACAGCAAACGGAAAAATTTATATTTACTAGACATTGCGCGGAAATCAATACGAGAAAAGGGCCGGGCAATCTTAGTTGAAGGCTATATGGATGCTTTGAGACTTCATAAATGCGGCTTTAATGAGTCAGTTGCTTCACTGGGAACTTCTTTAACGAGCGAGCAGGCCGAACTATTAAAGCGATTTGCTGACAGGTGCTATATTTGCTACGACAATGACCCCGCCGGAATAAATGCGACGATTCGAGGGATGTATATTTTGCAGGAAAACGGCTTAGACGTGAGAGTTATTAATTTACAGGGCGACTCAAAAGATCCCGACGAGTTTTTATCACGTAATTCACCGGAAAATTTCGAGCAGGCTATAAAGAACGCCAAACCGTTAATAATTTATCATGTTGACTCACTAAGAAACGCGCTTAATGACCCGGCGACCCGTAAATCCGCGCTCAAAGAATTATTTGACGGACTAGCAAGACTCGAACTTGATGACATTCTGCAATATCGAGGCACAATCAGCGAAATTACATTTATACCGCCTAGAGAACTTGAGCAGAAATTAATATCTCTACGCAATCAAGGCAATCAAGAAAGCAGCAATAAAAATTTTTCGCAGATAACTCACAAAATAACCCCGCAAATAATACGTGATTCAAATAATAATATTCTTGAGGCTGGACTCTGCTGGCTGTTAATGCATGATATGGAGTGCAGATTAAATATAAATCCTGAAGAAATCTT
This window harbors:
- a CDS encoding DUF2993 domain-containing protein → MKQRFKFFIVIAITLLFASQSCADEVQDLLNFYVKKFKPEKALLIISDKPDSTGMFHDIYMDLKGVHIDKLRLANLTFRMKGVQFNEPANWKSGNVECKDALQVLATGTILESDINKSIEDKTFGKGDGQWHDVSLKINPSGLSGKGYYTAKAGFMELDILIDITSKLKIVKHKELWLDNPLVKINRLDLPDYITNKALSRIQPLVDLNKFPLPLTLNTVKLSKGSAVLSSRTLPKPIEGGIKYNYSR
- a CDS encoding DNA primase; the protein is MSNSDLYNEIKNSLDIVDIIGEKVNLRRTGQGFTGLCPFHSEKTPSFHVWPETQSYYCFGCHEGGNIFTFIMKTEGLNYHEALEFLASRAGIKINSRKITKSRDLYDIMNLTAKFYANNLVSNQGITARAYMKRRNLSENDINNFSLGYSLNSWDSLVNYLRKNNIPDKIIVDSGLALNGRTGIYDRFRGRLIFPVKDISGRIIAFGGRIVDGEGVKYINSPESEIYSKRKNLYLLDIARKSIREKGRAILVEGYMDALRLHKCGFNESVASLGTSLTSEQAELLKRFADRCYICYDNDPAGINATIRGMYILQENGLDVRVINLQGDSKDPDEFLSRNSPENFEQAIKNAKPLIIYHVDSLRNALNDPATRKSALKELFDGLARLELDDILQYRGTISEITFIPPRELEQKLISLRNQGNQESSNKNFSQITHKITPQIIRDSNNNILEAGLCWLLMHDMECRLNINPEEIFKIFSDETAQEIALAVLTSNPDELESLWLSLGDFEKTNFLSRGEEFCRQIDGEISEKWNKIYNNINRKLTVHRLNEIKAKLRQGQATSSELQELSELQKMRDQYII